CGACCGGGCCAAGCTCTACCGCCGCCAGGAGCGCATCCCCGGCGACCTCGGCACCGCCGTCAACATCTGCTCGATGGTCTTCGGCAACCTCGGACCCGACTCGGGCACCGGCGTCGCCTTCACCCGCGACCCGGCCAGCGGCCACCAGGGCGTCTACGGCGACTACTTGCAGAACGCCCAGGGCGAGGACGTCGTCGCGGGCATCCGCAACACCGTCCCGCTCGCCGAACTCTCGTCCATCGACCGGGCGTCCTACGACCAGTTGATGCAGATCATGGAGACCCTGGAGACCCACTACCGGGACCTCTGCGACATCGAGTTCACCATCGAGCGCGGCCAGTTGTGGATGCTCCAGACCCGCGTCGGCAAGCGCACCGCCGGCGCGGCCTTCCGGATCGCCACCCAACTCGTCGACCAGGGGCTCATCGACGAGGCCGAGGCGCTCCAGCGCGTCACCGGCGCCCAGCTCGCCCAGCTGATGTTCCCCCGCTTCGACGACACCGCGAAGACCAGGCTGCTCGGCCGGGGCATCGCCGCCTCACCGGGCGCCGCCGTCGGCAAGGCCGTCTTCGACTCGTACACCGCGATCAAGTGGTCCCGCTCCGGCGAGAAGGTCATCCTGATCCGCCGCGAGACCAACCCCGACGACCTCGACGGCATGATCGCCGCCGAAGGCATCCTGACCTCGCGCGGCGGCAAGACCTCGCACGCCGCCGTCGTCGCCCGGGGCATGGGCAAGACCTGTGTCTGCGGCGCCGAGGAGATCGAGGTCGACACCAAGCGCCGCCGGCTCACCGTGGGCGACACCGTGGTCGAGGAGGGCGACCTCGTCTCCGTCGACGGCTCCACCGGCAAGGTCTACCTCGGCGAGGTACCCGTCGTACCGTCCCCGGTCGTCGAGTACTTCGAGGGCCGGATGCACGCGGGCGCCGACGACGCCGACGAACTCGTCGCCGCCGTCCACCGGATCATGGCGTACGCGGACCGGATGCGCCGGCTGCGGGTACGGGCCAACGCCGACAACGCCGAAGACGCCCTGCGCGCGCGCCGGTTCGGCGCCCAGGGAATCGGCCTCTGCCGCACCGAGCACATGTTCCTCGGTGAGCGGCGCGTCCTCGTGGAGAAGCTGGTCCTCGCCGACACGGACGCCGAACGCGAGGCGGCCCTCGCGGAGTTGCTGCCGCTCCAGAAGGCCGACTTCATCGAGCTCTTCGAGTCGATGGACGGACTGCCCGTCACCGTACGGCTGCTCGACCCGCCGCTCCACGAGTTCCTGCCCGACATCACCGAACTCTCGGTGCGCGTCGCGCTCGCCGAGTCCCGCAAGGACGCCAACGAGAACGACCTCCGGCTCCTCCAGGCCGTGCACAAGCTGCACGAGCAGAACCCGATGCTGGGCCTGCGCGGGGTACGCCTCGGGCTGGTCATCCC
The DNA window shown above is from Streptomyces sp. NBC_00247 and carries:
- the ppdK gene encoding pyruvate, phosphate dikinase; amino-acid sequence: MSGNNGPQKFVYDFTEGNKDLKDLLGGKGANLAEMTNLGLPVPPGFTITTEACKVYLDSGVEPAELRDEVSAHLAALETRMGKTLGQADDPLLVSVRSGAKFSMPGMMDTVLNIGLSDASVVGLAAQAGDERFAWDSYRRLIQMFGKTVLGVGGDLFEDALEDAKRAKKVEVDTDLGAEDLKKLVKNFKRIVKTEAGRDFPQDAREQMDLAIHAVFQSWNTDRAKLYRRQERIPGDLGTAVNICSMVFGNLGPDSGTGVAFTRDPASGHQGVYGDYLQNAQGEDVVAGIRNTVPLAELSSIDRASYDQLMQIMETLETHYRDLCDIEFTIERGQLWMLQTRVGKRTAGAAFRIATQLVDQGLIDEAEALQRVTGAQLAQLMFPRFDDTAKTRLLGRGIAASPGAAVGKAVFDSYTAIKWSRSGEKVILIRRETNPDDLDGMIAAEGILTSRGGKTSHAAVVARGMGKTCVCGAEEIEVDTKRRRLTVGDTVVEEGDLVSVDGSTGKVYLGEVPVVPSPVVEYFEGRMHAGADDADELVAAVHRIMAYADRMRRLRVRANADNAEDALRARRFGAQGIGLCRTEHMFLGERRVLVEKLVLADTDAEREAALAELLPLQKADFIELFESMDGLPVTVRLLDPPLHEFLPDITELSVRVALAESRKDANENDLRLLQAVHKLHEQNPMLGLRGVRLGLVIPGLFAMQVRAIAEAAAHRKNAKGDPRPEVMIPLVGTVQELEIVREEADQVIAEVQAATGTDLKLTIGTMIELPRAALTAGQIAEAAQFFSFGTNDLTQTVWGFSRDDVEASFFTAYLEKGIFGVSPFETIDQDGVGALVRSAVEAGRATRPDLKLGVCGEHGGDPESVHFFHEVGLDYVSCSPFRIPVARLEAGRAAAAPKESDSR